Below is a window of Veillonella rodentium DNA.
GACAGAGGCTTTTTGGATTTTTTGATAATCCCCGCATCCATACATTCTCTGCGAATTTCTTCGAGACTTTCACGGGTAGTGGCAAGGGAGATACTGTATAAGATGGACTTTAAATATTCCAACTTCGTTGTGCTCGCATTGAGCTGGTACTTACCGCTGACCATACGATTTTTAAGTTTTGTATATAATTTATAATACCATTGTGCATTCTCGACGATCGTCAATTGAGGTTTCAATGGAATGGTTAATATTTCATTGTTTTCAGATAAAAGATTCGGTAATTCTATGGATGGTTGATATTGAACCTGCAGATGAGCGTTGATCATCAAAATATCACCGTATAATTTATAAGTTTCCATCTTTTCCGTATCATCTAATTCAGTTTTAATTTTTTGATGACGTGTTTCTTCCTTCTTGATGGCTGCGGTGAGAAGTTTTTCAAGCTCCTTATCCGCAGTGTGAATCGATTTTGTGGAATGAATGGATTCTTCTAATGCCTCTGAAATGGTTTCGTAGATTTTGATAATTTCATAGTTATGCAGAGGAAGTGAGGCGTAAGCTTTTTTGTGATTGCTATTCTCTAATATATAGAGCCCCGAGCTTGAGCCTAAGTCCATACGAAGGCTGTAGAGTGCCTGTGCCAGATTGTTCATTTCCGCATCTGATATGGATTCTATGGATACGTCTCCTGCTAGTAGTGTTCGGTGCAGTACTTCATCTAAAAGCGGCTTGCCGAAGCCGTTAAAGATAGATCGGATGGATTCCTGAACTGTACCGGCACCAAAGGAGGTAAGAAGATTCAGTATTTCCGTTTTATTGAAGTCCATCAAATTGACGCGATTGGCATTTGGCGGTAGTTCATATGTTAATTTAGGGCCAATCGATCGCTCGCGATTCATGAGGGGCGAGACATGGATGAGAGATTCCAGAATTATATTATCCTGTACAAAAATACAGTTGGAATACTTGCCCATCAATTCCACATAAATATAGGTGGAATTGATGGCCCCGTCCATTTCCAACTTATCCGACTGGATACAAAGTATTCTGTCGCCGTTAATCTGTTCAACCTTTACAATACGACTGCCTTCGATATGTTTGCGTAGAAACATACATAAGGAACTCGGTTCTTTTGGCAGGTCCTGAAGCGGATGGCTTAGATACAGTGCCGGATTGGAGCCTACGGTAATGATCAGATTCTGATCTTCGTTGTGTGCACGTATTTTGAATAATAGCGTGGTTTTATCGATCTGGTATAATTTTTGTATTTGTCCTGTCTGTAATCGCTCGTGCAGTTCCTTGGCGAGTACGGACATGGTAAGTCCATCTAAATTCATGGCTATCCTTTCATAAATGAATGGTATAGAAATATAGTTTAGTATACCACAGAGCGAAGAGATTTCTTAGTATTTGAACAGCAAAAATGAATATTTCGTGGTACAATAAGAGAAACTGTAAGGAGGATGGTCCATGAAGAGTATGACAGGTTTCGGCTGCGGTACTGCTACTGCAGACAACCTTACTTGCACGGTTGAAATCAAATCCGTCAATGCACGATATTTAGATTTATTTATACGAAGTCCAAAACAAGTCAATCCTTTTGAAAATCTTATTCGAGAGCAGATACAACAACATATCGCTCGCGGTAAGGTAGAAGTATCCGTATCGATACAAGACGCAGGGGAACGGCCAAAAACTTTCACCATCAATTGTGTGCTGCGCGAGCAAATTCAGGAGATGTTGGTGGAGCAGGGATTTTATACAACCATTAAAGAGGTGCCCTTATCGGCTGTTATGTCCGTATCAAATGAATGGATTCAACAACAGGATGAACCTGTTGCGGAAGATGTCATGATATCCGTTGTGACGGAGGCGACGAGTCGGGCTGTTGCACAGTTATTACAGATGAGAAGTGAGGAAGGTCATCATATTCAAGAGGATTTGTTAAGTCGAATTTCTACGTTGAAATCAACGATTCAACGTATCGATGAAAATAAATCGGTTGCCGTAGAGAATTATCGAAATCATATTATATCAAAGATTAAAGACTATTTAATAGAGCTGGAAGCGAGTATCAGTGAGGACAGATTTTTGCAGGAAATTGCAATTCTTGCAGATAAGACCGATATTACTGAAGAGATTGTCCGATTTACCTCACATGTGGTACAATTAAAAAACACACTTATAGATGAGAATCCTATAGGACGTAAGCTTGATTTTATCCTGCAGGAGATGAATCGAGAGGTGAATACTATCGGCTCCAAAACAGTTGATTCAAATGTTACGGAGTGGGTCGTTCATTTAAAATGTGAGTTGGAAAAAATTAGAGAGCAAGTACAGAATGTGGAGTGATAGGAGGTCCATGAATGAGTATTCAATTATTGAATATAGGTTTTGGCAATATGGTATCTGCAAACCGGGTTATGGCCATCATCAGTCCCGAGTCGGCGCCGATCAAGCGTATGGTACAGGATGCCAGAGACAAGGGTTTACTCATTGATGCTACATATGGACGTAAAACTCGTGCTGTATTAGTTATGGACAGCGGTCAGATTGTATTATCTGCAATTCAGCCGGAAACCGTAGCACATCGAATT
It encodes the following:
- a CDS encoding Rqc2 family fibronectin-binding protein; this encodes MNLDGLTMSVLAKELHERLQTGQIQKLYQIDKTTLLFKIRAHNEDQNLIITVGSNPALYLSHPLQDLPKEPSSLCMFLRKHIEGSRIVKVEQINGDRILCIQSDKLEMDGAINSTYIYVELMGKYSNCIFVQDNIILESLIHVSPLMNRERSIGPKLTYELPPNANRVNLMDFNKTEILNLLTSFGAGTVQESIRSIFNGFGKPLLDEVLHRTLLAGDVSIESISDAEMNNLAQALYSLRMDLGSSSGLYILENSNHKKAYASLPLHNYEIIKIYETISEALEESIHSTKSIHTADKELEKLLTAAIKKEETRHQKIKTELDDTEKMETYKLYGDILMINAHLQVQYQPSIELPNLLSENNEILTIPLKPQLTIVENAQWYYKLYTKLKNRMVSGKYQLNASTTKLEYLKSILYSISLATTRESLEEIRRECMDAGIIKKSKKPLSYKLGKSNYIHLTIDEGEIFIGRNNQQNEYLTHRFAKPTDIWFHTQEIQGSHLILRLNVEPDDMIISKVAQYAAYFSKARESSKVPVDYTYIKNIKKPPGSPLGFVIFNTHQTMIVEPKKPENYIE
- a CDS encoding YicC/YloC family endoribonuclease — translated: MKSMTGFGCGTATADNLTCTVEIKSVNARYLDLFIRSPKQVNPFENLIREQIQQHIARGKVEVSVSIQDAGERPKTFTINCVLREQIQEMLVEQGFYTTIKEVPLSAVMSVSNEWIQQQDEPVAEDVMISVVTEATSRAVAQLLQMRSEEGHHIQEDLLSRISTLKSTIQRIDENKSVAVENYRNHIISKIKDYLIELEASISEDRFLQEIAILADKTDITEEIVRFTSHVVQLKNTLIDENPIGRKLDFILQEMNREVNTIGSKTVDSNVTEWVVHLKCELEKIREQVQNVE
- the remA gene encoding extracellular matrix/biofilm regulator RemA — protein: MSIQLLNIGFGNMVSANRVMAIISPESAPIKRMVQDARDKGLLIDATYGRKTRAVLVMDSGQIVLSAIQPETVAHRIVQYDVDEDTVEA